One genomic window of Salvelinus alpinus chromosome 17, SLU_Salpinus.1, whole genome shotgun sequence includes the following:
- the LOC139542350 gene encoding lysophosphatidic acid receptor 6-like, translating into MNTSVGDLPGNCSTPADYQLYLFPAVYSLVMALGLPGNVGALYMFIFKITPRTSSNVYVINLALADTAILCTLPFKIHYFLNRNDWVFGDMACRITGTLFFANIYISIAFMTCICVDRYTAVAHPHIYLRLRNSWYTVVVSVAVWVVAGVAVLSFIRVGPLDSKPGGGLPHRRSCFENFSKHEWDRRVAPYSLFSLVFGSLLPSVVILVCYPLVARRIALIRTNMARGALRVIYTILAITLLCFMPYHVVHFLHLLRRQGAIHHCPHANAIYNARQVTLALVSLNSCLDPLLYYFTTSRCKWSPSMARFRWIWARRNRGLYTIAVGQ; encoded by the coding sequence ATGAATACATCTGTTGGAGATTTACCTGGCAACTGCAGTACCCCAGCAGACTACCAGTTATACCTCTTCCCAGCCGTCTACAGTCTGGTGATGGCACTGGGCCTGCCAGGAAACGTGGGAgccctctacatgttcatcttCAAGATCACTCCCCGCACGTCCTCTAACGTGTACGTGATCAACCTGGCCCTAGCCGACACAGCCATCCTCTGCACCCTGCCCTTCAAGATCCACTACTTCCTCAACAGAAACGACTGGGTATTCGGAGACATGGCTTGCcgcattacaggaacactgttcTTCGCCAACATCTACATCAGCATCGCCTTCATGACCTGTATCTGTGTGGATCGATACACGGCCGTCGCCCATCCTCACATCTATCTGAGGCTCCGGAACtcgtggtatactgtagtggtgagTGTGGCGGTGTGGGTGGTGGCGGGGGTGGCTGTTCTGTCTTTCATCCGAGTCGGACCTCTGGACAGCAAACCTGGCGGAGGTCTCCCCCATCGCCGTAGCTGCTTTGAGAACTTTTCAAAGCACGAGTGGGACAGGCGTGTGGCGCCGTACAGCTTATTCAGTCTCGTCTTCGGCTCGCTACTGCCCTCTGTGGTCATCCTGGTGTGTTACCCTCTGGTGGCACGGCGCATAGCTCTCATCCGGACCAACATGGCCCGCGGAGCCCTGAGGGTCATCTACACCATCCTGGCTATCACCCTGCTCTGCTTCATGCCGTACCATGTGGTTCACTTCCTGCACCTGCTCCGCCGTCAAGGGGCCATCCATCACTGTCCCCATGCCAATGCCATCTACAATGCCCGGCAGGTGACCCTGGCTCTGGTCAGCCTCAACAGCTGTCTGGACCCCCTGCTCTACTACTTCACCACTAGTCGCTGTAAGTGGAGTCCCTCCATGGCCAGGTTCAGATGGATTTGGGCCAGGAGGAATAGGGGGCTCTATACCATTGCTGTAGGACAGTGA